Proteins found in one Miscanthus floridulus cultivar M001 chromosome 4, ASM1932011v1, whole genome shotgun sequence genomic segment:
- the LOC136551299 gene encoding putative lipid-transfer protein DIR1, with amino-acid sequence MAATSSSSKSSSSSSPQLVAAALLVAVLVAAEAVCDMSNEQFMSCQPAAAKTTNPQAAPSQACCDALAGADLKCLCDYKNSPWMSVYNIDPKRAMELPAKCGLATPPNC; translated from the coding sequence ATGGcggccaccagcagcagcagcaagtcgTCGTCCTCGAGCTCGCCGCAGCTGGTGGCTGCCGCCCTGCTTGTGGCCGTgctggtggcggcggaggcggtgtgCGACATGAGCAACGAGCAGTTCATGTCGTGCCAGCCCGCGGCGGCCAAGACGACGAACCCGCAGGCGGCGCCGTCGCAGGCGTGCTGTGACGCGCTGGCGGGCGCGGACCTCAAGTGCCTGTGCGACTACAAGAACTCGCCGTGGATGAGCGTCTACAACATCGACCCCAAGCGCGCCATGGAGCTCCCCGCCAAGTGCGGCCTCGCCACGCCACCCAACTGCTAG